One region of Polaribacter pectinis genomic DNA includes:
- a CDS encoding N-acyl homoserine lactonase family protein → MKKILFLFLAISVVSCKKSEKKVEEVSKPKVKLHQLVGGSIFVKKLEVFSQDTTYTGQTKQFTDAYYVIEHPKGNLMWDAGLPEQLVVPEPFDEPSGVFRIQRPDSLANQLKTIGFKIDDFEYFAMSHSHFDHTGHANYMKDATWIVQENEYNSVLGDTLKTKNPAVAELKNVKKINGDYDVFGDGTVVIKYMPGHTVGHQVLYVDLGLEKPILLTGDLYHFEENRINKGVPSFNYDAKQTLESMNKFEDFAKEKNAEVIIQHSPEDFKKLEKILSKK, encoded by the coding sequence ATGAAAAAAATACTTTTCTTATTCCTTGCAATTAGCGTTGTAAGCTGTAAAAAATCAGAAAAAAAGGTCGAAGAAGTTTCGAAACCAAAAGTAAAATTACATCAATTAGTTGGTGGTTCTATTTTTGTAAAAAAGTTAGAAGTTTTCTCTCAAGACACAACGTATACTGGACAAACAAAGCAGTTTACAGATGCATATTATGTAATTGAACATCCAAAAGGAAACTTAATGTGGGATGCAGGTTTGCCAGAACAATTAGTTGTGCCAGAACCTTTTGATGAGCCAAGTGGCGTTTTTAGAATTCAAAGACCAGATTCTTTGGCGAATCAATTAAAAACGATTGGTTTTAAAATTGATGATTTTGAATATTTTGCAATGTCTCATTCACATTTCGATCATACAGGACATGCAAATTACATGAAAGATGCAACTTGGATTGTTCAAGAAAATGAATACAATTCTGTTTTAGGAGATACTTTAAAAACTAAAAATCCTGCAGTTGCTGAATTAAAAAATGTAAAAAAAATAAATGGAGATTACGATGTTTTTGGTGATGGAACTGTTGTTATAAAATACATGCCAGGACACACAGTTGGGCACCAAGTTTTATATGTTGATTTAGGTTTAGAAAAGCCTATTTTATTAACAGGAGATTTGTATCATTTCGAAGAAAACAGAATAAATAAAGGAGTTCCATCATTTAATTATGATGCAAAACAAACTTTAGAAAGTATGAACAAGTTTGAAGATTTTGCAAAAGAAAAAAATGCAGAAGTAATCATTCAGCATTCACCAGAAGATTTCAAAAAATTAGAAAAAATATTATCAAAAAAATAA
- a CDS encoding aminotransferase class V-fold PLP-dependent enzyme, with protein MINVDKIRADFPILKREINGKPLVYFDNAATSQTPQVVIDAIVDYYSNYNANIHRGVHTLSQEATDKYEEARIKIQHHFNAKHAYEIILTSGTTDSINRVASGFASLLNKDDEIIVSALEHHSNIVPWQMLCEKTGAILKVIPMLEDGSLDMKAYHNLVNEKTKLVFCNHVSNALGTVNPIEEIIETAHKFGAAVLIDGAQATPHIKPDVQALNVDFYVASAHKLCGPTGVGMLYGKQEWLEKLPPYQGGGEMIDTVTFEKTTYAGLPHKFEAGTPNICGGIAFGAAIDYMNAVGFDNIASYEDELLKYGTKELLKIEGLKIYGTTSEKTAVISFNVGEIHPYDIGVILDKLGVAVRTGHHCAQPIMDFYKIPGTVRASFSFYNTKEEIDVMIVALKRAIMMLS; from the coding sequence ATGATAAATGTTGATAAAATAAGAGCAGATTTCCCCATTCTTAAAAGAGAAATAAACGGAAAACCTTTGGTGTATTTCGATAATGCAGCGACTTCACAAACGCCACAAGTTGTTATTGATGCCATTGTAGATTATTACAGCAATTACAATGCAAATATTCACAGAGGAGTACATACATTAAGCCAGGAAGCAACTGATAAATACGAAGAAGCGCGTATTAAAATTCAGCATCATTTTAATGCAAAACACGCATATGAAATCATTTTAACTTCTGGTACAACAGACTCCATAAATAGAGTTGCATCTGGTTTTGCATCACTTTTAAATAAAGATGATGAAATTATTGTTTCTGCCTTAGAACATCATTCTAATATTGTGCCTTGGCAAATGTTGTGTGAAAAAACAGGCGCTATTTTAAAGGTAATTCCAATGTTGGAAGATGGTTCATTGGACATGAAAGCGTATCATAATTTGGTAAACGAAAAAACGAAATTGGTTTTTTGCAATCATGTTTCAAACGCTTTGGGAACTGTTAATCCTATTGAAGAAATTATAGAAACTGCACACAAATTTGGTGCTGCTGTTTTAATTGATGGAGCACAAGCAACTCCACATATAAAACCAGATGTACAAGCCTTAAATGTTGATTTCTATGTGGCTTCTGCACATAAATTGTGTGGCCCAACAGGTGTTGGAATGTTGTATGGAAAACAAGAATGGTTAGAAAAATTACCTCCTTATCAAGGTGGAGGAGAAATGATAGATACTGTTACCTTCGAGAAAACAACCTATGCAGGTTTGCCACATAAATTTGAAGCAGGAACACCAAACATTTGTGGTGGTATCGCTTTTGGAGCCGCAATAGATTATATGAATGCTGTTGGTTTCGATAACATTGCAAGTTATGAAGATGAGCTTCTAAAATATGGAACCAAAGAATTATTAAAAATTGAAGGTTTAAAAATTTACGGAACAACTTCAGAAAAAACTGCGGTTATTTCTTTTAATGTCGGTGAAATTCATCCATATGATATTGGCGTAATTTTAGATAAATTAGGTGTAGCTGTTAGAACAGGACATCATTGTGCCCAACCAATTATGGACTTCTATAAAATTCCAGGAACCGTAAGAGCTTCTTTCTCTTTTTACAACACAAAAGAAGAAATAGATGTAATGATTGTAGCTTTAAAAAGAGCGATAATGATGCTTTCTTAA
- a CDS encoding M1 family aminopeptidase, giving the protein MIRFVVFLFFVFITFTNTTAQEIQEISEAEAKSATSKIHFRANPNTSNYDVTYHKLEFTVDPSVASISGKVTTTFTAKEDLTTVTFDLDDNMIVTKVSENGNPLSYSQNANDELVITLQNTLLNNNSTSVSIEYNGNPTSNGFGSFEVNTHNGTPVLWTLSEPYGALGWWPCKQDLNDKIDVIDVYITAPQQYVSVSNGLEQSTTVNAGNKTTHFKHQYPIPAYLIAIAVTNYQTYSHTVPNNGNPFPIVNYVYPESLTSAQNSTGVTVDIMNHFIDLFGNYPFENEKYGHAQFGWGGGMEHTTVSFMGSFNRGLIAHELAHQWFGNKITCGSWKDIWLNEGFATFLSGLTIEHLDGEAGYQNWRSSRNNSITSVTNGAVYLSDADTTSVNRIFSSRLSYNKGAMVLHMLRKKLGDTNFFSGLKNYITDPNLAYNYAKTPDFIAHMETSSGLQLDEFFNDWIYNQGYPSYNLGWNQTTADKINITVNQTQSHSSVSFFEANVPVRIKGTNGEVLDVVLDNTTDGQVFTENVSFTVSSVEFDPESHLISRDNTVLSVENQNFIEKNISIFPNPITDILNVKITSNIEIKNTIVYNMLGKKVLQSKNTEIDLKQLNSGVYFIKISTNSGNLHQKIIKK; this is encoded by the coding sequence ATGATTCGTTTTGTAGTCTTCCTTTTTTTTGTTTTTATCACTTTTACAAATACAACTGCACAAGAAATACAAGAAATTTCTGAAGCAGAAGCAAAATCTGCAACTTCAAAAATTCACTTTAGAGCAAACCCAAATACATCTAATTACGATGTAACTTATCATAAATTAGAATTTACTGTAGATCCTTCAGTAGCAAGTATTTCAGGGAAAGTTACCACAACTTTTACAGCAAAAGAAGATTTAACAACGGTTACTTTCGATTTAGATGATAATATGATTGTTACCAAAGTTTCTGAAAATGGAAACCCATTATCATATTCTCAAAATGCAAATGATGAGTTGGTAATTACACTTCAAAATACATTATTAAACAATAATTCTACATCAGTTTCAATAGAATATAATGGAAATCCAACAAGTAATGGTTTTGGTTCTTTTGAAGTAAATACACATAATGGCACACCTGTTCTTTGGACACTTTCAGAACCTTATGGCGCTTTAGGTTGGTGGCCTTGTAAACAAGATTTAAATGATAAAATTGATGTAATTGACGTGTACATAACTGCTCCACAACAATACGTTTCAGTATCTAACGGATTAGAACAAAGTACAACTGTAAATGCTGGAAATAAAACCACTCATTTTAAACATCAATACCCAATTCCTGCATATCTTATCGCAATTGCAGTTACCAATTACCAAACTTATTCTCACACAGTTCCAAACAACGGAAATCCTTTTCCTATTGTAAATTATGTGTATCCAGAAAGTTTAACATCTGCTCAAAATAGCACAGGTGTTACCGTAGATATTATGAATCATTTTATCGATTTATTTGGCAACTATCCGTTTGAAAACGAAAAATATGGTCACGCTCAATTTGGTTGGGGTGGTGGAATGGAACACACAACTGTTTCTTTTATGGGAAGTTTTAACAGAGGACTAATTGCCCACGAACTTGCACACCAATGGTTTGGAAACAAAATTACTTGTGGAAGTTGGAAAGATATCTGGTTAAATGAGGGCTTTGCAACTTTTCTTTCTGGCTTAACTATAGAACATTTAGATGGTGAAGCTGGTTACCAAAACTGGCGAAGTTCTAGAAATAACTCTATTACTTCAGTTACAAATGGTGCAGTGTATCTTTCTGATGCCGACACAACAAGTGTAAATAGAATTTTTAGTAGCAGATTAAGCTACAATAAAGGCGCAATGGTTTTACACATGTTACGTAAAAAATTAGGCGACACTAATTTTTTTAGTGGCTTAAAAAATTATATAACAGACCCAAATTTGGCATATAATTATGCTAAAACACCAGACTTTATTGCACACATGGAAACTTCTAGTGGTTTGCAATTAGATGAATTTTTTAATGATTGGATATACAATCAAGGATATCCTAGTTATAATCTTGGATGGAATCAAACAACTGCTGACAAAATAAATATTACTGTAAATCAAACCCAAAGTCATTCTTCTGTTTCATTTTTTGAAGCCAATGTTCCTGTTCGAATAAAAGGTACAAATGGTGAAGTTTTAGACGTAGTTTTAGACAATACAACAGACGGACAAGTATTTACGGAAAACGTAAGTTTTACGGTTAGTTCAGTAGAATTTGATCCTGAATCTCATTTAATTTCAAGAGACAACACTGTATTAAGTGTTGAAAATCAAAATTTTATAGAAAAAAATATTTCTATATTCCCAAATCCAATAACAGATATTTTAAACGTAAAAATAACAAGTAATATTGAAATTAAAAATACAATTGTTTACAATATGTTGGGTAAAAAAGTACTTCAATCTAAAAATACTGAAATAGATTTAAAACAATTAAACTCTGGTGTTTATTTTATTAAAATAAGTACCAATTCTGGAAATCTCCATCAAAAAATTATCAAAAAATAG
- a CDS encoding serine hydrolase domain-containing protein, giving the protein MKIFKRILLLLAVFILIAVIYNYPKLNMLSGYSAKNTASSVFLSERTLEFTDTTDNNFSPVNLATDKVDLEKQFATSSALGLLTRKAIYRKGLGSVLTLDEIDETAPYLVPKRLKPDNKTPFPYGNAPQKDTVFTNVNYKKLEEAIDYLFEENNQTRAGVVIYKNQIIAERYANGFSKDSRILGWSMTKSITSTLFGILEHQGKINVQNKAPIEAWQNDERKQITIHNLLQMNSGLEWDENYDEISDATKMLFLERDMTQQQIHKPFVGKPNETWNYSSGTTNLLSGILRNQFKTHQEYLDFWYVDLIDKIGMNSMVVEADLDGNYVGSSYGWATPRDWAKLGLLYLHNGNWYGEQLFAKDWVKYATTATPTSNGWYGAQIWLNAGKRYPDAPKNMYSFNGFQGQNVFILPDEELVIVRMGLTKNADLNQFLKEVLNSIN; this is encoded by the coding sequence ATGAAGATTTTCAAGAGAATATTACTTTTATTAGCGGTTTTTATATTAATTGCTGTTATATATAACTATCCGAAATTGAATATGTTATCTGGCTATTCAGCAAAAAACACTGCTTCTTCTGTTTTTCTTTCGGAAAGAACTTTAGAATTTACAGATACAACAGATAATAATTTTTCACCAGTTAATTTAGCTACTGATAAAGTAGATTTAGAAAAGCAATTTGCAACTTCTTCTGCATTAGGTTTATTAACTAGAAAAGCAATTTATAGAAAAGGTTTAGGTTCGGTTTTAACGTTGGATGAAATTGATGAAACAGCGCCATATTTAGTTCCTAAAAGACTAAAACCTGATAATAAAACTCCTTTTCCTTATGGAAATGCGCCACAAAAAGACACAGTTTTTACCAATGTTAATTATAAAAAGTTAGAAGAAGCAATCGATTATTTATTTGAAGAGAATAACCAAACTAGAGCAGGAGTTGTTATTTATAAAAACCAAATTATAGCGGAAAGATATGCTAATGGTTTTAGTAAAGATTCTAGAATTTTAGGATGGTCTATGACAAAAAGTATTACAAGTACTTTGTTCGGAATTTTAGAGCATCAAGGAAAAATAAATGTACAGAATAAAGCGCCAATTGAAGCTTGGCAAAATGATGAAAGAAAGCAAATTACTATTCATAATTTATTACAAATGAATTCTGGTCTAGAATGGGATGAAAATTATGATGAAATTTCTGATGCAACTAAAATGCTCTTTTTAGAAAGAGACATGACACAACAACAAATACACAAACCTTTTGTTGGTAAACCGAACGAAACATGGAATTATTCTTCTGGAACAACCAATTTATTATCAGGAATTTTAAGGAATCAATTTAAAACACATCAAGAATATCTAGATTTTTGGTATGTAGATTTAATTGATAAAATTGGCATGAATTCTATGGTTGTTGAAGCAGATTTAGACGGAAATTACGTAGGTTCTTCTTATGGTTGGGCAACACCAAGAGATTGGGCAAAACTTGGTTTATTGTATTTACATAACGGAAACTGGTATGGAGAACAATTATTTGCAAAAGATTGGGTAAAATATGCCACTACAGCAACACCAACTTCAAATGGTTGGTATGGAGCACAAATTTGGTTAAATGCCGGGAAAAGATATCCAGATGCGCCTAAAAATATGTACTCATTTAATGGTTTTCAAGGACAAAATGTTTTTATTTTACCAGATGAAGAATTGGTAATCGTAAGAATGGGATTAACTAAAAATGCAGACTTAAACCAATTTTTGAAAGAAGTTTTAAATTCTATAAACTAA
- a CDS encoding HesB/IscA family protein: MIKVSDTAKKKVIELMTDDGFDAATDFVRVGVKSGGCSGLSYDLTFDNKKEENDKVFEENDVKIIVDKKSFLYLVGTTLEYSGGLNGKGFVFNNPNANRTCGCGESFSL, translated from the coding sequence ATGATAAAAGTTTCAGATACAGCAAAAAAGAAAGTCATTGAACTTATGACTGACGATGGTTTTGACGCTGCCACAGATTTTGTGAGAGTTGGTGTTAAAAGCGGTGGTTGTTCAGGCTTGTCTTACGATTTAACTTTCGATAACAAAAAAGAAGAAAACGATAAAGTTTTTGAAGAAAATGACGTAAAAATCATTGTCGACAAAAAAAGCTTTTTATATTTAGTTGGAACCACATTAGAATATTCTGGTGGTTTAAACGGAAAAGGATTTGTTTTTAACAACCCAAATGCCAACAGAACGTGTGGTTGTGGAGAGTCATTTTCACTTTAA
- the sufD gene encoding Fe-S cluster assembly protein SufD has protein sequence MELKDKLLSSYVAFENRVDTNSDIHEIRSEALQNFENLGFPTRKLEAWKYTSLNSVLKQDYSLFPHKENAIELAHVKKYFIHDIDSYKIVFIDGKYSSFLSETTHDKIDVCLMSSALTKSKYKAVIDNYFNKIAKQDNLTSLNTAFANEGAYINIPRNTEVEKPIQIINFTTGSEAATMLQPRNLIVVEQNAHVQIIERHQSLTSNPVLTNAVTEVFAAKDATVDIYKIQNDDLKASLVDNAYIEQKSNSIVSVHTFSFGGNITRNNLNFYQRGEHIDSILKGITIIEGKQHVDHHTLVHHIEPNCESHQDYKGIFDERSTGVFNGKVIVEKEAQKTNAYQQNNNVLISDRATINAKPQLEIFADDVKCSHGCTIGQLDDDALFYMQQRGIPKKEGKALLMYAFANTVLESVKIPEVKQRITKIIANKLGVNMGFDL, from the coding sequence ATGGAATTAAAAGATAAATTACTATCATCATACGTAGCATTTGAAAATCGTGTAGACACCAATTCGGATATTCACGAGATTCGTTCAGAAGCGCTTCAAAATTTTGAAAATTTAGGTTTCCCAACAAGAAAATTGGAAGCTTGGAAATACACTTCTTTAAACTCAGTTTTAAAGCAAGATTATAGCTTATTTCCTCATAAAGAAAATGCAATTGAGTTAGCACACGTAAAAAAATACTTTATCCATGATATAGATTCGTATAAAATCGTTTTTATTGATGGAAAGTATAGCTCATTTTTATCAGAAACTACTCACGATAAAATTGATGTTTGCTTAATGTCTTCTGCATTAACAAAATCAAAATACAAAGCTGTTATTGATAATTATTTCAATAAAATTGCTAAACAAGACAATTTAACCTCTTTAAATACTGCATTTGCAAACGAAGGTGCTTACATAAATATTCCAAGAAATACAGAGGTTGAAAAGCCAATTCAAATTATAAACTTTACTACAGGTTCTGAAGCTGCAACTATGTTACAGCCAAGAAACTTAATTGTGGTAGAACAGAATGCACACGTTCAAATTATAGAACGTCACCAAAGTTTAACTTCTAATCCAGTTTTAACAAATGCTGTTACAGAAGTTTTTGCAGCAAAAGATGCAACTGTAGATATTTATAAGATTCAGAATGACGATTTAAAAGCATCTTTGGTAGACAATGCTTATATCGAACAAAAATCGAATAGTATTGTTTCTGTACATACTTTTTCTTTTGGAGGAAACATTACAAGAAATAATTTAAACTTTTATCAAAGAGGAGAACATATCGATTCTATCTTAAAAGGAATTACAATTATTGAAGGAAAACAACATGTAGATCATCATACTTTAGTACATCATATAGAGCCAAATTGTGAGTCTCATCAAGATTACAAAGGAATTTTTGATGAACGTTCTACTGGAGTTTTTAACGGAAAAGTAATTGTTGAAAAAGAAGCTCAGAAAACGAATGCATATCAACAAAACAACAACGTTTTAATTAGCGATAGAGCAACTATAAACGCAAAACCTCAACTAGAAATTTTTGCTGATGATGTAAAATGTTCTCACGGTTGTACAATTGGGCAATTAGATGATGACGCTTTATTTTACATGCAACAACGTGGAATTCCAAAAAAAGAAGGAAAAGCATTATTAATGTATGCATTCGCGAATACTGTTCTAGAAAGTGTAAAAATACCAGAAGTAAAACAACGAATTACCAAAATTATCGCAAACAAATTAGGCGTTAATATGGGTTTTGATTTGTAA
- a CDS encoding choice-of-anchor B family protein, producing the protein MIKKSLLILLLIAFNCDKKDVFETNKQVVINPIAKCEDGFAGEYPCNDYDLLTYFSLEDIGGPDTTGSNCWGWVDPDTNKEYALMGTNKGVTFIDITNPAKATIIGTLKTTTENNVIRDIKVFSSFAYIVSEAPGHGMQIFSLGQLKDVKEPPVEFSSNENYSLIGSAKNIIINETSGFAYILGTTRDNGSPVFLDISKTPVAVEKGFYIKDSYANNAEVITYNGPDTDYIDKEIFVGSNDNNIVILDVTDKENPTEISTINYTNIGKTTRGSFTQDLNFFIIGDEKDEQNSAINTRSIVFDFTDLDNPIHSFDFEGTTNAIDVTSYINGNLLYQANTTAGVRILDVSDVENKNIKEVGFFDTYPENNNQEKNGVWSVYPFLPSGNIIVSDFNKGFFVIRKTNS; encoded by the coding sequence ATGATTAAAAAAAGTTTACTGATTTTACTACTAATAGCATTTAATTGCGATAAAAAAGATGTTTTTGAAACTAATAAACAAGTTGTTATAAATCCTATTGCAAAATGTGAAGATGGTTTTGCAGGTGAATATCCTTGTAACGATTATGATTTATTGACTTATTTTTCTTTAGAAGACATTGGTGGTCCAGATACAACCGGTAGTAATTGTTGGGGATGGGTAGATCCTGATACTAACAAAGAATATGCGTTAATGGGAACAAATAAAGGGGTAACTTTTATAGATATAACCAACCCAGCAAAAGCAACAATTATTGGTACTTTAAAAACTACTACAGAAAACAATGTTATTAGAGATATAAAAGTTTTTAGTTCTTTTGCATATATTGTTAGTGAAGCTCCAGGTCATGGAATGCAAATTTTTAGTTTAGGTCAATTAAAAGATGTAAAGGAACCTCCAGTAGAATTTTCTAGTAATGAAAATTACTCATTAATTGGTTCTGCTAAAAATATAATTATAAATGAAACTAGTGGTTTTGCTTATATTCTTGGCACAACTAGAGACAATGGTAGTCCTGTTTTTCTAGACATTAGCAAAACACCAGTTGCTGTAGAAAAAGGTTTTTACATTAAAGATTCTTATGCTAATAACGCAGAAGTAATTACCTACAATGGTCCTGATACAGATTATATTGATAAAGAAATTTTTGTGGGTAGTAATGATAACAACATTGTTATTCTTGATGTTACAGACAAAGAAAACCCAACAGAAATCTCTACCATAAATTACACTAATATTGGTAAAACTACTAGAGGTTCTTTTACACAAGACCTTAATTTTTTTATTATTGGTGATGAAAAAGACGAACAAAATTCAGCAATAAACACAAGGTCTATTGTTTTCGATTTTACAGATTTAGACAACCCAATACATTCTTTCGATTTTGAAGGAACTACAAACGCTATAGACGTAACTAGTTATATAAATGGTAATTTATTATACCAAGCAAATACAACTGCTGGAGTTAGAATATTAGATGTTTCTGATGTTGAGAATAAAAATATTAAAGAAGTAGGTTTTTTTGATACTTATCCAGAAAACAACAACCAAGAAAAAAATGGAGTCTGGAGTGTCTATCCGTTTTTACCGAGCGGAAATATTATTGTAAGCGACTTCAACAAAGGTTTTTTTGTAATTAGAAAAACAAATTCTTAA
- the sufC gene encoding Fe-S cluster assembly ATPase SufC, translated as MLKIENLQASIDDKSILKGLNLEVKAGEVHAIMGPNGAGKSTLANIIAGKEEYEVTAGSIELNGEDISELAPEERAHNGVFLSFQYPVEIPGVSVTNFIKTAINETRKAKGLEDMPAKDMLKMIREKSELLEIDRKFLSRSLNEGFSGGEKKRNEIFQMAMLEPKLAILDETDSGLDIDALRIVANGVNKLKSKDNAVIVITHYQRLLDYIVPDFVHVLHDGKIVKTGDASLALELEAKGYDWIKQELV; from the coding sequence ATGTTAAAAATAGAGAATTTACAAGCGAGTATAGACGATAAATCTATCTTAAAAGGATTAAATTTAGAAGTAAAAGCTGGAGAGGTTCATGCAATTATGGGACCAAATGGTGCTGGAAAAAGTACTTTGGCAAACATTATTGCTGGTAAAGAAGAGTACGAAGTTACAGCTGGTAGCATTGAGTTAAATGGTGAAGATATTAGCGAACTTGCTCCTGAAGAAAGAGCTCATAATGGTGTTTTTTTATCGTTTCAATATCCAGTGGAAATTCCTGGAGTTTCTGTAACCAACTTTATAAAAACTGCAATTAACGAAACTCGTAAAGCAAAAGGTTTAGAAGACATGCCTGCAAAAGACATGTTAAAAATGATTCGTGAGAAATCTGAATTGTTAGAAATAGACCGTAAATTCTTATCTCGTTCTTTAAACGAAGGTTTTTCAGGAGGAGAAAAGAAACGTAACGAAATCTTTCAAATGGCAATGTTAGAGCCAAAATTAGCTATTTTAGATGAAACTGATTCTGGTTTAGATATAGATGCTTTAAGAATCGTTGCAAATGGAGTTAACAAATTAAAATCGAAAGATAATGCAGTAATTGTAATTACGCATTACCAACGTTTATTAGATTATATCGTTCCAGATTTTGTTCACGTTTTACATGATGGAAAAATTGTAAAAACAGGTGATGCTTCTTTAGCTTTAGAGTTAGAAGCAAAAGGATATGATTGGATTAAGCAAGAATTGGTTTAA
- the sufB gene encoding Fe-S cluster assembly protein SufB, with product MSKYTEEQLEEELKTQEYKYGFYTDIESDTFPVGLSEDVVRAISKKKNEPEWMTEWRLEAYRVWEQMEEPDWANVNYEKPKFNDIAYYSAPKKKPKLNSLDEVDPELLDTFKRLGISLDEQKKLANVAVDIVMDSVSVATTFKKTLGEKGIIFMPISEAIQEHPELVRKYLGTVVPTTDNFYAALNSAVFSDGSFCYIPKGVRCPMELSTYFRINEGGTGQFERTLVVADKGSYVSYLEGCTAPSRDENQLHAAVVELIAMDDAEIKYSTVQNWYPGNKEGKGGVYNFVTKRGLCENNAKISWTQVETGSAVTWKYPSCILKGNNSVGEFYSIAVTNNFQQADTGTKMIHLGKNTRSTIISKGISAGNSQNSYRGLVQINSRAENARNFSQCDSLLMGNACGAHTFPYIEVKNKTAQIEHEATTSKIGEDQLFYCNQRGIDTEKAIALIVNGFSKEVLNKLPMEFAVEAQKLLEISLEGSVG from the coding sequence ATGTCAAAATATACAGAAGAGCAATTAGAAGAAGAATTAAAAACCCAAGAATATAAATACGGTTTTTATACAGATATAGAAAGTGATACGTTTCCTGTAGGGTTGAGTGAAGATGTTGTTCGCGCAATTTCTAAAAAGAAAAACGAGCCAGAATGGATGACTGAATGGCGTTTGGAAGCTTACAGAGTTTGGGAACAAATGGAAGAGCCAGATTGGGCAAATGTGAATTATGAGAAACCAAAATTTAATGACATTGCTTACTATTCTGCACCAAAAAAGAAGCCTAAATTAAATTCTTTAGACGAGGTAGATCCAGAATTATTGGACACTTTTAAGCGTTTAGGAATTTCTTTAGACGAACAAAAAAAATTAGCCAATGTTGCTGTAGATATTGTAATGGATTCAGTTTCTGTTGCTACAACTTTCAAGAAAACATTAGGTGAAAAAGGTATTATTTTTATGCCAATTTCTGAAGCAATTCAAGAGCATCCAGAATTGGTAAGAAAATATTTAGGAACAGTTGTACCAACAACAGATAATTTTTATGCAGCTTTAAATTCGGCAGTTTTTTCTGATGGATCTTTCTGTTACATTCCAAAAGGTGTTCGTTGTCCAATGGAATTATCAACTTACTTTAGAATTAACGAAGGTGGAACAGGACAGTTTGAAAGAACTTTAGTTGTTGCAGATAAAGGAAGTTATGTTTCTTATTTAGAAGGTTGTACAGCACCAAGTAGAGATGAAAATCAATTACATGCAGCTGTTGTAGAATTAATTGCAATGGACGATGCAGAAATTAAATACTCAACTGTACAAAACTGGTATCCTGGAAATAAAGAAGGAAAAGGTGGAGTTTATAACTTCGTTACCAAAAGAGGTTTGTGTGAAAACAATGCAAAAATTTCTTGGACACAGGTTGAAACTGGTTCTGCAGTAACCTGGAAATATCCTTCTTGTATTTTAAAAGGGAACAATTCTGTGGGTGAATTTTATTCGATTGCAGTTACAAACAACTTTCAGCAAGCAGATACTGGAACCAAAATGATTCATTTAGGGAAAAACACAAGATCTACCATTATTTCTAAAGGTATTTCTGCAGGTAATTCTCAAAATTCATATAGAGGTTTAGTTCAGATTAATTCGAGAGCAGAAAATGCACGTAATTTCTCTCAATGTGATTCTCTTTTAATGGGAAATGCTTGTGGTGCACATACGTTTCCATATATTGAAGTAAAAAATAAGACAGCACAAATAGAACACGAAGCAACTACAAGTAAAATTGGTGAAGACCAACTTTTCTATTGTAACCAACGTGGAATTGATACTGAAAAAGCAATCGCTTTAATTGTAAACGGTTTCAGTAAAGAAGTATTAAATAAATTACCAATGGAATTTGCTGTGGAAGCTCAAAAATTATTGGAAATTTCTTTAGAAGGTTCTGTAGGATAA